The Dokdonella koreensis DS-123 genome has a segment encoding these proteins:
- a CDS encoding two-component regulator propeller domain-containing protein, with translation MHGHAHATPQMMRATAILRRLAGVLLLAHALLAHAAADEAPGHAPYRSYGPADGLPSVYIQALLQDREGFVWVGTDNGLYRYDGQRFQGFGLRDGLRSASIVHLLEDRDGTLWVGTRGGLHRWNGEEFIAGTAEQGLPEAAIRALAENADGVWAATGTAGQGPVVRDATGRFAPLPDWPGGTATAVAGEAGGRHLWVGVWDGSRAYVLRRETGQWQRMDLPAESDHERIDDLFEDGQGRLWVRHPNGLSMKPREGRFATVATPLPVAAPFGALLPDARGGLWVPTEAGLLHHDGDRWMHVQGPANLSAQWCRTALVDREGSLWWGSAGLHRRLGGGAWSAYTAREGLPGDVVWAVLRDRTQRLWVATNSGAAELTATGFRRVPGTEGKDLRAIAQVSDERLLLAGRIGAEVLALDLRDGTLTALPLAGIDPSARVLRLQRDHAEALWAATSDGLYRADDAARPQFARVARTAPIPEGPVPEGPIVDVRADAAGRLWVAGRLGLWVRDGGRWSRFGSADGLRRDFVSHVLPTSSGELFVGYGDPLGVARARYTEGRLQVLRHHDSESGSADAVYLVGEDAAQRYWLGGPQGVDLLTTGSHRHFGLADGLLGEDVASGAFLAEADGRVWIGTSAGLARFDGDAYDHAPVPPPPNVALMDVRLGSRRWLAGQPEPWVPYDQNVLEARLAGLSYVAGRALEYRVRLAGLEHEAHVATSPNLRFSELAPGTYRLEAAARTGPDADWGPMSALAFEVRPAWWQTPVFRAAVALAAALLLLQVLQWRTALLRRRNRQLDAQVGERTAALQVAVERLRDEVGQRAAAETALAAANAEERRRTERFSLIAHIASILSSNLDADALVHHAASSLLEMLGCEQVDIALAGGSGRIRPAAAAAVAASAYTLDVPILLGEERLGAIRAGGSRPFDDLDVSSLAIVADCLAVAIENARLFGRAQEVAIVAERQRVAHDLHDNVMQILASIRMRAQTLARQSRGQSETSTRHADRLAELARIAVAEMRTYVEQLRPDASIPVAPDDSTAYLHDRSLPNAVQRLLATAVPDGMRVVCDFAQFPPQAFEHEEALFRVCQEAVSNAVRHSGATTLEVSGRIEASVARIRVSDDGCGLLDGAPGRGIGLESMRRRIAALGGHVRIGAGATCGTEVEAALPRADRAVLDA, from the coding sequence ATGCACGGCCATGCTCACGCGACACCCCAGATGATGCGCGCGACGGCGATCCTCCGACGACTCGCCGGCGTGCTGCTGCTCGCCCACGCCCTGCTCGCGCACGCGGCGGCCGACGAGGCCCCGGGCCATGCGCCGTATCGCAGCTACGGTCCCGCCGACGGACTGCCGTCGGTCTACATCCAGGCCCTGCTGCAGGATCGCGAAGGCTTCGTCTGGGTCGGTACCGACAACGGCCTGTACCGCTACGACGGCCAACGATTCCAGGGCTTCGGCCTGCGCGACGGCCTGCGCTCGGCCTCGATCGTGCACCTGCTCGAGGACCGCGACGGCACGCTGTGGGTCGGCACCCGCGGCGGCCTGCACCGGTGGAACGGCGAGGAATTCATCGCGGGCACGGCCGAGCAGGGCCTGCCCGAGGCGGCGATCCGGGCGCTGGCGGAGAACGCGGACGGCGTATGGGCCGCCACCGGCACCGCAGGCCAGGGACCGGTCGTGCGCGATGCCACCGGACGCTTCGCACCCCTGCCCGACTGGCCCGGCGGTACGGCGACCGCGGTGGCCGGCGAAGCGGGCGGGCGGCACCTGTGGGTCGGCGTGTGGGATGGATCGCGCGCCTACGTGCTGCGCCGGGAGACCGGGCAATGGCAGCGCATGGACCTTCCGGCCGAGAGCGATCACGAGCGCATCGACGATCTGTTCGAAGACGGCCAGGGCCGCCTGTGGGTGCGCCACCCGAACGGCCTTTCGATGAAGCCGCGCGAGGGCCGGTTCGCGACGGTCGCCACGCCGCTTCCGGTCGCTGCCCCGTTCGGCGCCCTGCTGCCCGATGCACGCGGTGGGCTCTGGGTGCCGACCGAGGCCGGCCTGCTGCATCACGACGGCGACCGCTGGATGCACGTGCAGGGCCCGGCGAACCTGTCCGCGCAGTGGTGCCGCACAGCCCTCGTGGATCGCGAAGGTTCGCTCTGGTGGGGATCCGCGGGTCTGCACCGGCGTCTGGGCGGCGGTGCGTGGAGCGCATACACCGCGCGTGAAGGCCTGCCCGGCGACGTCGTCTGGGCCGTGCTGCGCGACCGTACGCAGCGCCTGTGGGTGGCGACGAACTCCGGTGCCGCCGAGCTCACCGCGACCGGCTTCCGGCGGGTGCCGGGCACCGAAGGCAAGGACCTGCGCGCGATCGCGCAGGTGTCCGACGAGCGATTGCTGCTGGCGGGGCGCATCGGCGCGGAAGTGCTCGCGCTCGACCTGCGCGACGGCACGCTGACGGCATTGCCGTTGGCCGGCATCGATCCGTCGGCGCGGGTGCTGCGTCTGCAGAGGGATCATGCCGAGGCGCTCTGGGCCGCGACTTCGGACGGGCTTTACCGCGCCGACGACGCCGCACGGCCGCAGTTCGCGCGCGTCGCCCGAACCGCCCCGATCCCCGAGGGCCCGGTCCCCGAGGGCCCGATCGTCGACGTGCGCGCGGACGCGGCCGGCCGCCTCTGGGTCGCCGGCCGGCTCGGACTGTGGGTGCGCGACGGCGGCCGCTGGTCGCGTTTCGGCAGCGCCGACGGCCTGCGCCGCGACTTCGTTTCGCACGTGCTGCCGACCTCGTCCGGCGAGCTCTTCGTCGGCTACGGCGATCCGCTCGGCGTCGCGCGTGCGCGCTATACGGAAGGCCGCCTGCAGGTGCTGCGCCACCACGACAGCGAGAGCGGCAGTGCCGACGCCGTCTACCTGGTCGGCGAGGATGCCGCGCAGCGCTACTGGCTGGGCGGGCCACAAGGCGTCGATCTGCTCACGACGGGATCGCACCGCCATTTCGGGCTGGCCGACGGACTCCTCGGCGAGGACGTCGCGAGCGGCGCCTTCCTCGCCGAGGCCGACGGCCGGGTATGGATCGGCACCAGCGCCGGCCTCGCGCGCTTCGACGGCGATGCGTACGACCATGCGCCCGTCCCGCCGCCGCCGAACGTCGCACTGATGGACGTGCGCCTCGGATCGCGCCGCTGGCTCGCCGGCCAGCCCGAGCCGTGGGTTCCGTACGACCAGAACGTCCTCGAAGCGCGGCTGGCCGGGCTCAGCTACGTCGCCGGGCGAGCGCTCGAGTACCGCGTCCGTCTGGCCGGCCTCGAGCACGAGGCGCACGTCGCGACCAGCCCGAACCTGCGCTTCTCGGAACTGGCGCCCGGCACGTACCGTCTCGAAGCCGCCGCGCGCACCGGGCCCGACGCGGACTGGGGACCGATGTCGGCATTGGCGTTCGAGGTGCGGCCGGCGTGGTGGCAGACGCCGGTGTTCCGCGCCGCCGTCGCGCTCGCCGCCGCCCTGCTCCTGTTGCAGGTGCTGCAGTGGCGCACCGCACTCCTGCGCCGTCGCAATCGCCAGCTCGACGCGCAAGTCGGCGAGCGCACGGCGGCGCTGCAGGTGGCGGTCGAACGCCTGCGCGACGAAGTCGGCCAGCGCGCCGCGGCGGAGACGGCCCTGGCGGCGGCGAACGCCGAAGAGCGCCGCCGCACCGAGCGCTTCAGCCTGATCGCGCACATCGCATCGATTCTCTCGTCGAATCTCGACGCGGACGCGCTGGTGCACCACGCCGCATCGTCGCTGCTGGAGATGCTCGGCTGCGAGCAGGTGGACATTGCGCTCGCCGGCGGCTCCGGGCGCATTCGCCCTGCCGCTGCCGCCGCCGTCGCGGCCTCGGCCTATACGCTCGACGTGCCGATCCTGCTCGGCGAGGAACGGCTCGGCGCGATCCGCGCCGGCGGTTCGCGTCCGTTCGACGACCTCGACGTCAGCAGCCTCGCGATCGTCGCCGACTGTCTCGCGGTCGCGATCGAGAACGCGCGCCTGTTCGGTCGCGCGCAGGAAGTGGCGATCGTCGCGGAGCGCCAGCGCGTCGCGCACGACCTGCACGACAACGTGATGCAGATCCTCGCGTCGATCCGCATGCGCGCGCAGACGCTCGCGCGGCAGAGCCGCGGCCAGTCCGAGACGTCGACGCGGCACGCCGATCGGCTCGCCGAGCTCGCGCGCATCGCCGTCGCCGAGATGCGCACCTACGTCGAGCAGCTGCGCCCCGATGCGTCCATCCCGGTCGCGCCCGACGACAGCACCGCCTACCTGCACGACCGCTCGCTGCCGAACGCCGTGCAGCGCCTGCTGGCGACGGCGGTACCCGACGGCATGCGCGTCGTCTGCGACTTCGCGCAGTTCCCGCCGCAGGCGTTCGAGCACGAGGAAGCGCTGTTCCGCGTCTGCCAGGAAGCGGTATCGAACGCGGTGCGCCATTCGGGGGCGACCACGCTCGAAGTCAGCGGACGCATCGAGGCGTCCGTCGCGCGGATTCGTGTCAGCGACGACGGCTGCGGCCTGCTCGACGGCGCGCCGGGGCGAGGTATCGGCCTGGAGAGCATGCGCCGGCGCATTGCCGCGCTCGGCGGCCACGTGCGGATCGGCGCGGGCGCGACCTGCGGAACGGAGGTCGAAGCGGCACTGCCGCGTGCGGATCGCGCCGTGCTCGATGCGTGA
- a CDS encoding BlaI/MecI/CopY family transcriptional regulator, translating to MRKRLDPPKPTEAELSILGMLWDHGPSTVRDVHEALHGEDGVGYTTALKLLQIMHVKGLVDRDDSQRAHVYRAAVDKQRTQKRFLSDIVQRVFDGSSSQLVLQALGGKPRATREELDEIRALLDQMERRSR from the coding sequence GTGCGAAAACGTCTTGATCCACCGAAACCTACCGAAGCGGAGCTCAGCATCCTCGGGATGCTTTGGGACCACGGGCCCAGTACGGTCCGCGATGTCCATGAGGCGCTTCACGGCGAGGACGGTGTCGGCTATACCACCGCGCTGAAGCTGCTGCAGATCATGCACGTCAAGGGCCTGGTCGATCGTGACGATTCGCAGCGGGCTCATGTCTACCGCGCAGCGGTCGACAAGCAGCGCACCCAGAAGCGGTTCCTCAGCGATATCGTGCAGCGCGTATTCGACGGTTCGTCCTCGCAGCTCGTCCTGCAGGCGCTGGGCGGCAAGCCCCGGGCGACCCGTGAGGAACTGGACGAAATCCGCGCGCTGCTCGACCAGATGGAGCGTCGCTCACG
- the rimK gene encoding 30S ribosomal protein S6--L-glutamate ligase yields MKIAILSRNASLYSTIRLVEAARARGHQARVLDPLRCYLRIAPGAFEMHYKGRVLGGFDAVIPRIGASIAFYGTAVVRQFEMMGVHALNGSDAILRARDKLRSLQLLAREEIGLPTTVFGDNPDDTADLLAMLGSPPHVIKLNEGAQGQGVLLAEKRSAAQGVIEAFRGLYANFLVQEFIAEAGGADLRCFVVGGKIVAAMQRQAPEGEFRANLHRGGKATAVVLSAAEKRIAVKAARAIGLHVAGVDLLRSQRGPLVLEVNASPGLEGIEAATGVDVAASVIRHIEASVGPLPRRRTRPRRA; encoded by the coding sequence ATGAAGATCGCGATCCTTTCGCGCAATGCGTCCCTGTATTCGACGATCCGCCTGGTCGAGGCGGCGCGCGCGCGTGGCCATCAAGCGCGCGTGCTGGACCCGCTGCGCTGCTACCTGCGCATCGCGCCCGGTGCATTCGAGATGCACTACAAGGGCCGGGTGCTGGGCGGCTTCGATGCGGTCATCCCGCGCATCGGCGCTTCGATCGCATTCTATGGAACCGCCGTGGTGCGGCAGTTCGAGATGATGGGCGTGCATGCGCTCAACGGCTCCGATGCGATCCTTCGTGCGCGCGACAAGCTGCGCTCGCTGCAATTGCTGGCGCGCGAGGAGATCGGCCTGCCGACGACGGTGTTCGGTGACAACCCCGACGACACCGCCGACCTGCTGGCGATGCTCGGCAGCCCGCCGCACGTCATCAAGCTCAACGAGGGCGCGCAGGGCCAGGGCGTGCTGCTGGCCGAGAAGCGTTCGGCCGCCCAGGGTGTCATCGAGGCATTCAGGGGGCTCTACGCCAACTTCCTGGTGCAGGAGTTCATCGCCGAGGCCGGTGGCGCGGACCTGCGCTGCTTCGTCGTCGGCGGCAAGATCGTCGCCGCGATGCAGCGCCAGGCACCCGAGGGGGAGTTTCGTGCGAATCTGCACCGCGGCGGGAAGGCCACCGCGGTCGTGCTTTCGGCGGCCGAGAAGCGCATCGCCGTCAAGGCGGCGCGGGCGATCGGCCTGCATGTCGCCGGCGTGGACCTGCTGCGTTCGCAGCGCGGTCCGCTGGTGCTCGAGGTCAACGCCTCTCCCGGCCTGGAAGGCATCGAGGCGGCGACCGGTGTCGACGTGGCAGCAAGTGTCATTCGTCACATCGAGGCCAGCGTCGGGCCGCTTCCTCGTCGCCGGACGAGACCACGGCGGGCTTGA